The DNA region CAACTGCAGCCCTGGGCGGAGGAATCCTTGCCGATTTTGAAGCACCTGCAGATTTCGCCGTTTATTGAAGAAGCGTTCCGGCTGATACCCAAGATCGAGACAGCTTCAAGCGTAGAAATAAAAGCCAGGAATCAACTTAAGCATCTGATGGCCATCGCCAAGCATGAGCAGGGCGTGGTGCTACAGCCCCTGATTTACGAGCAGGCGGATTTCAAGCGGGCTCTGGCCACCATGCGCAGCTGGCCGATCCGCTGGATCTCGCCCAAGCAACAGATTGTGTTCACCAATCATTGTGAAACGGATGACCCTAGGCTGAAGTCAGAAGCGCCAGAGGATATGATTGTGGAGGATTACAGAAGTCGCATGTATTGGATCGGCGAGGCGGCAAAACAATTTCATGGGCTGATGCAAAGGAGAACTGCTTTCATGGAAATCCAGTTGAGCGCCATTGCCGACTGGGCCTTGGCCAAAGCCCGAGAGGATCTCGAATGAAAGCCGTGAGTTACCAGGCGCTGATAGCCTGCCTGCTGCTGACCTTAACGCTGATTGGCTGTACCGACCCGAGTCAAACTGAACCTGCCCATAAAGACAAACAGCCTATGAACACCTCAACCAATGCAAATACGCCTGTTTCAATATCCCTGTTTGAACCTGTCACCAGCTGGCAGGCTAAATTTCCCAAAATGCAGATAAATAAACAGCCTGCCGGGTTGAATTTTTATTCTGCTGATTTTGAGACCATGCTGAAGCACCCTGTTACGCTGCGTTTTGAATTCGGCAGGCACAGTTTCTCGATTCCTGCAGTGCTGGGTGTAATGGGGACGGAAGATATAGACTTTCCGACAGAGCATATCGCTGACTTACTGATCAGCAGCGGCTTGACCGAGGGTAAAGAAGAAATGCACGACCAAGCCCGGCAGGCATTCTTCAAGCTGCTGGATGACATCGTGAAAGCAGGGTGGAAGCCTTATTTATATACTACCTACCCCAGGCTTACGGCCAAAGAAATTCTGCGGCGGGTGATCAAAAAGGACCTTGATGCCGCGCTTAACCTTCGTCCTGAGTACAAACCTACACTGGAAGAGTGGATGCAGTTACCAGATGATATTTCTTGGAACTTTCATGCCAACCACATCAGGCTTGAAATTGCCTTGTCCCACGACATTACCAAGCGCGACCCACAAAAGCCGGGTGCCTATTTCATGTCCATCACTATCCGACCGATGACCCACGCCATGCAAGATGGCATGAAGCCGGAGGAGCGCCGCGACTGGCGGGCGGTGCAAGCAAAATTGCAGCCAAAATATCAAGCCATACGTGCCGAAGCTGAGGCCAAAGAAAAAGCCGCAGGTCACCAGATCGACACTGATTACCAAGACCCACCCATGCCCCCTGAGCACTGAAGCCCCGCATGTGGCATGGCAGCGGCTGAGCACAGCAGCCCCTGCCTGTCTGCACCGCCCAATGGGCTGGATCGGCAAAGCAGCTGATCAATTGCATGGTTTGATAAGAGGAAACCGCCTTCATGGAAGTCCAGCTTAGTGCCATTGCCGACTGGGCCTTGGCGAAGGCTTGAGAGGGTAATCATGTACGCAAAAGATCGCCAGCCAGAAGGAGCGGCTAGCTACGCTGAGGCAGACAATCAAGCGAAGCCCAACAGCTAAAGTTGCTCGAAAAGCCGACGTGAGTCGGCTTTTTTCATCCCTTGACTGCCGGGGCTGGCGGGAGCGATTTGGCTTGCAGATCCCGCACATGGGGAATCATCTTGTTCACCGCATCCAGAAAGGCGGCGGATATCACTTTCCCTTCGTTGGTGTGATTCCAGCCGGCACCGCCAGCGCCGCCTGCGGCACCGATCATCAAACCGCCCGCGCCCAGATCGGTTGCACGGGCTGAGCCCTCTGCAATGACGACTTGCTCAGTGGTTTGGGTATCCGTCAGCGACAGCACAACTTGCGCTTCTTTGAATTTGACATGCTCTGCAGCCCCCGCAAATTTGGCCAGTACGGGGATCTGCGCCAAAACGCCGCCGACGCTGCCCCCAGCATTTTTTTCCGAGAAGACCAGTGTCGGGGTCATGATGTATTGCGCCTCCAACACATGCTTGCGAGGGTTGACGGTGGTGTTGTCCCGGGTCAGCCCCTCATCCTTCAGATCCAGCTCCTGCCGCGTGCCTTTCAACCCCTGGCTGCGATCAACCACCCGGAAGCACCCACTTTGCTGCAACATCATTCTGACCAAGGGCAGTGGCGACTCTGGGATATTGCCCCGGCTGGCGGTGTAGGTGTAGCCATTGGGGTTCTCCATTACACCGATGGTGGCAATGGGTTGCGCACATTTCTCGATTCGGCGCGTTTCGCCGCTACTGCCTTTCTGCCCGGCAGCGCCAGTCACCAAGCCACCAGCGTTGCCGGTTTCGATGGCCGGTTTGTCACAGGCGCTGATGAGGCTAGTGATGAAAAGACAGGCTAACGAGATTCGTACATTCATGTCGATGGCGTCCTGTAGGTCAGTGGAAGCCGATCATGCTACCTCATGACATCTGGTTATGCGATAGAAAGCGTTAAACGGATACCCAGTAATGAATCGATACCGACTATAACTAATACATCGACTTGAATTGGGCGGACAAAGAATTGCCCTGGCAAACAAGGATACGACATGGCTGATATGGGCATGCCCGTCAAGGTGGGCCGCTATCAATTGATCCGTCTGCTGGGCAAAGGGGGGCAGGGCGCGGTCTATTTCGCACATGATCCACAGCTGCAGCGCCCCGTTGCCATCAAAACCCTGCACATGAACAAGCGAACCCCGCAAGCGATGCAGGCGCTGGTGGACGAGGCACGGATCGTCAGCCAATTACAGCATCCTCATATCGTCTGGCTGTATGACATCATCGAGCAGGACGGCCTATGGTATCTGGTCTTCGAATATGTCGAAGGGCAGACCCTGGCCCAGCTGCTCAAGACTCGCCGTCATCTCCCGCCTGAGGAGGCCGTTGCCATCGCGGTACAGATACTGGATGGCTTGGCCTTTGCCCACGGCAAAGACATCGTCCATTGCGACATCAAACCTGCCAATATCATGCTGGACACCCAACAAGTCGCGCGATTGATGGATTTTGGCATTGCCCGCGCTGCCGGCCAGGTAGCGGCCATGCCGACGGGCACGGCCAATTACATGGCACCAGAGATCATTGCCGGCCAAGCCCAGGGTAAGGCGGCAGATGTGTTTTCGATGGCCATGGTCATGTACGAAATGCTGACCGGGCGCCCCGCCGTGACTGGAGACAATATCTTCAGGATCATGCACGCCATTGGCAGCGAGCCTTTCGAGGCCCCTTCCCGGCTGGTGACAGGCATACCGGAGGCCCTGGACAACATTGTCATGCGTGGTTTGTTGAAAGACCCGACCGATCGTTTCAACAGCGCCGAGGCCATGCGCACAGCCCTGCAGGCCTATCAGAAGCCGGCCACCGCCGACGCGGTGGAAGGGGGAGGGGGGCAGGCGGGCACATTGGAATTCCTGCTCCGGCGGATTCGTCTCAAAAGTGACTTCCCTGCGTTGTCGCAAGCTATCTCAGCCATCAACAAAATCAGCAATGCAGACGAGGAAAGCCTGCATGCGTTGTCAACGGTCATCCTGAAAGACTTCTCACTCACCAACAAATTACTCCGCTTGGTGAATTCGGCAAGCTACGGCCATTTCGGCGGTACCATCAGCACCATTTCCCGTGCGGTGATCATCCTGGGCTTTGAAGTCGTCCGCAACCTGGCGATCACATTGATACTGTTCGAGCATCTGCAAAATCGCAGCCAAGCCATCCAGCTGCGGGACGAAGTGATCCGGACATTTTTCAGCGGATTAATGGCCAGAATGATTGAGCACAAGCTGGGGTCACGCCGCCATGAGGAAAGCTTCATTGGTGCCATGTTTCAGAACCTGGGGCGCCTGTTGGCAACGTTCTACCTGTTTGACGAAGCGATGGAGATCAATCGGCTGGTGAAACATGAAGGCCAGGCTGCGGAGCGCGCAGAAATGGACGTACTCGGCTTGACCTTGTCAGCGCTTGGCATGGGCATTGCACAGGCGTGGAATTTTCCGGACAAGATCATCGAATCCATGGCTACCCCACCAGACAAGCTGAAGGCACCGAAAACCGCCACCGAGCGCATGCGCGCCGTGTCTGGCCTGGCGAATCAACTGACCCTGATGGCAACGGGCGACCTGCCCGCCAATGAACGTAGTAAAGCATTGGCGGGTTTGGCAGATCGATTCTCGGCAGCGGTGCCACTGAGCAGTGGGGACATGACGCGCCTGGTGGATGAAACCATCAAGGAATTCCTACGAGAAGCCTCCATGTTCGGCATCAGCACCAATCAGAGCGAATCGCTGCGGCGGGCCAAGCAGTGGGTGGGCGGCGCAGCAGACCGGTCGGCGGAGCCGTCAGGCGCCGATGCTTTGGATGACCCGTTTGCCAGTGCAGATGTCATGGCAGATGCTGATGCTGACGACACGCAGGTGCATGATGCCAAAGCCGTCTTGTCGGCAGGGATTCAAGACATCACCAACTCACTGGTCGAGCAGTACCAATTGAATGACCTGCTGCGCATCATTCTGGAAACCATGTACCGTGGCATGGGTTTTGACCGAGTCCTGCTATGTACACGAGATGTCCGCAGCAATTCACTACCCGCCCGCATCGGCTTTGGCCAAGGGGTGGATGAGCTGCTGAAACGCTTTGTGGTTCCCATAGCCAAAACCCACGATGTGTTTCAAGTGGCATTGGAAAAACAGGCAGATATCTTTCTGGCTGATATCGAGGCCGAAAACATCCGCGACAAGATCCCCGACTGGTACCGCGCCCTGGTGCCAGCCCAAACCTTCATCCTGCTGCCGTTGGTGATCGAAAAAAAGATCCTGGGCTTGTTCTATGGCGACAAAGCCATGGCCAATCAGCTCAAGATCGCACCCCAAGAGCTGAATCTCCTCAAAACGCTACGCAACCAGGCAGTGTTGGCCATTCGACAGAAGCAGCTAGGGTGAGATCTGCTACGCTGCGCTGCACCATATTTATATGATGATCCGAATGTCGTTGTGTAATCATTGAGTGCATCGGCTGTCAAATTTCAATTTTCTTTCATGGATTTGTCACGTCTTTATGCGAATCTTTGTGGGATTCGAGGCATCGATTCTTCTTGTTGTGCGGTGCACAAAAGTGCTTGACAGCTGCTGTCGGCCACTTAGAATAGGCAATGATGCAGTGCAAAAATTTGAAGTCTTCGATTAACGAAAACAGGAAGAGGTGTAATCATGTTCATTACCCCTGAAAAGTTGGCAGAGTTACAGGAAATCAATTTCAGCAAGGCGATTCGTGTGTCCAACATCGCATTGGGCGGCATCGAGCGTCTCGTCAATCTGCAGCTTGAAGTGACCAAAAGCCTGATCGCTGAATCCAGCGAGCAAGCCAAAAGCCTGAGCAAGGTGAAAGATCTGCAAGGTCTGTCCTCACTGCATCAAGAAGCCACCAAACCATCGCTGGACAAAGCGCTGGATGTTGCAAAAAGCTTCTATGAAGCGGCGTCCGCAACACAGGCTGAGTTTGCCAAGGTCATCGAGGAAGAAGTCGTTCACACCAACAAAAGCGTTGCAGAGCTGATCGACAACCTGCAAAAGTACGCCCCCGCTGGTTCTGAAGTGGCCATCAACGCCATCAAGACCGCAGTGGCCGCTGCAGCAGCCACCTACGACAATGTCACCAAGGCCGCCCAGCGCGTCAGCAGCGATTTGACCGAAGCGGGCGTGGCTGCTGCCACATCGTCAGCCAAAGCCGTTTCTGCAGTATCTCGCAAGAAGACACCCGCGACTGCAGAAGCCTGATTGATCAGGTTGTAGCCGGTTAAGACAGCCAAGCGATCTGCTTGGCTGTTTTTATTTGAAACGTCAAATGTAATGTTTTTGCTTTCAAGCGCTTATTGATGATATTGCCATAATTGGGTGGGTCAAACGTATCAAGCGAAGCATGGGGCAAATCTGGCATAATGCAGGCCATGGTTTCCGTTACCCGCCCCATCACACCTTCAAAAGATGTCCAGCCTGATCGCCAGGCCTTTTTATCGCAGCTGTCCGCACAATATGCACCAGCCGATCTGGTGCGCATGGATCAGGCGCTCGAATTGCTGACGCCACTCTTCCAGGGCATGTGTATTGCAGAGACTGGCGAGGCGCTGTTGCCTCATACACTGGGAACGGCGGCCATCACGGCCCAGCTGAAACTGGATGCAGATGCAGTCGTGGCCTCGCTGCTGTTTGCCTGGCCCGATGTGGACAGCAATTGGCGGGTGGCTTGCGAAGCGCGGTTTGGTGAAACGGTGACCAAGCTGATCGATGGCATTGGCCGGGTACGTAAGATCCAGGAGCTACAGCGTCTGGATTCCCCGGCGCTCAAGGCCGATGAGCGGCATGCCCAGGCCGAGGCGCTACGCAAGATGCTGCTGGCCATGGTGGAGGACATCCGCGCGGTGCTGATCAAATTGGCATGGCGCACGCAGACTATGCATTACCTGTCTGAGGTGGATGCCGACACGGCTCGCATGGTCGCCCGCGAAACGCTGGACGTGTTTGCACCGTTGGCGAATCGGCTGGGTGTGTGGCAGATCAAGTGGGAGCTGGAAGACCTCGCATTTCGCTACCTTGAGCCGCAGCTATACAAAAAGATTGCCAAGCTGCTGGATGAAAAGCGGCTGGATCGTGAGCAATTCATTGCCGATGTGCTGGCCACATTGCGCATTGAGCTTTCCAAGGCAGAGATCCAAGGTGAGGTGACTGGGCGGCCCAAGCATATCTACAGCATCTATAAAAAGATGCAGAAGAAACATCTCGATTTTTCAGAGGTCTATGATGTCCGCGCCGTCCGGGTGCTGGTTGAGGACATCAAGGATTGCTACACCGTGCTGGGCATCGTCCATAACCTGTGGCAGCCGATTCCAGGTGAATTCGACGACTATATTGCCCAGCCCAAGGGTAATTTCTATCGATCGCTGCATACCGCTGTTGTCGGTCCCAATGACAAGGCTGTCGAGGTGCAGATCCGCACCTACGACATGCACCGGCATGCCGAGCTGGGCGTGGCAGCGCATTGGCGCTACAAAGAAGGTGGCAAGCAAGATCCCAAGTACGAAGAGAAGATAGCCTGGCTGCGGCAGATTCTGGAATGGCGAGATGATGTCAGTGACGTGAGTGACCTGGCCCATCAATTCCGCACCGAG from Chitinivorax tropicus includes:
- a CDS encoding DUF2515 family protein produces the protein QLQPWAEESLPILKHLQISPFIEEAFRLIPKIETASSVEIKARNQLKHLMAIAKHEQGVVLQPLIYEQADFKRALATMRSWPIRWISPKQQIVFTNHCETDDPRLKSEAPEDMIVEDYRSRMYWIGEAAKQFHGLMQRRTAFMEIQLSAIADWALAKAREDLE
- a CDS encoding CsgG/HfaB family protein; its protein translation is MNVRISLACLFITSLISACDKPAIETGNAGGLVTGAAGQKGSSGETRRIEKCAQPIATIGVMENPNGYTYTASRGNIPESPLPLVRMMLQQSGCFRVVDRSQGLKGTRQELDLKDEGLTRDNTTVNPRKHVLEAQYIMTPTLVFSEKNAGGSVGGVLAQIPVLAKFAGAAEHVKFKEAQVVLSLTDTQTTEQVVIAEGSARATDLGAGGLMIGAAGGAGGAGWNHTNEGKVISAAFLDAVNKMIPHVRDLQAKSLPPAPAVKG
- a CDS encoding serine/threonine protein kinase, whose amino-acid sequence is MADMGMPVKVGRYQLIRLLGKGGQGAVYFAHDPQLQRPVAIKTLHMNKRTPQAMQALVDEARIVSQLQHPHIVWLYDIIEQDGLWYLVFEYVEGQTLAQLLKTRRHLPPEEAVAIAVQILDGLAFAHGKDIVHCDIKPANIMLDTQQVARLMDFGIARAAGQVAAMPTGTANYMAPEIIAGQAQGKAADVFSMAMVMYEMLTGRPAVTGDNIFRIMHAIGSEPFEAPSRLVTGIPEALDNIVMRGLLKDPTDRFNSAEAMRTALQAYQKPATADAVEGGGGQAGTLEFLLRRIRLKSDFPALSQAISAINKISNADEESLHALSTVILKDFSLTNKLLRLVNSASYGHFGGTISTISRAVIILGFEVVRNLAITLILFEHLQNRSQAIQLRDEVIRTFFSGLMARMIEHKLGSRRHEESFIGAMFQNLGRLLATFYLFDEAMEINRLVKHEGQAAERAEMDVLGLTLSALGMGIAQAWNFPDKIIESMATPPDKLKAPKTATERMRAVSGLANQLTLMATGDLPANERSKALAGLADRFSAAVPLSSGDMTRLVDETIKEFLREASMFGISTNQSESLRRAKQWVGGAADRSAEPSGADALDDPFASADVMADADADDTQVHDAKAVLSAGIQDITNSLVEQYQLNDLLRIILETMYRGMGFDRVLLCTRDVRSNSLPARIGFGQGVDELLKRFVVPIAKTHDVFQVALEKQADIFLADIEAENIRDKIPDWYRALVPAQTFILLPLVIEKKILGLFYGDKAMANQLKIAPQELNLLKTLRNQAVLAIRQKQLG
- a CDS encoding phasin family protein, producing the protein MFITPEKLAELQEINFSKAIRVSNIALGGIERLVNLQLEVTKSLIAESSEQAKSLSKVKDLQGLSSLHQEATKPSLDKALDVAKSFYEAASATQAEFAKVIEEEVVHTNKSVAELIDNLQKYAPAGSEVAINAIKTAVAAAAATYDNVTKAAQRVSSDLTEAGVAAATSSAKAVSAVSRKKTPATAEA
- a CDS encoding RelA/SpoT family protein, whose amino-acid sequence is MVSVTRPITPSKDVQPDRQAFLSQLSAQYAPADLVRMDQALELLTPLFQGMCIAETGEALLPHTLGTAAITAQLKLDADAVVASLLFAWPDVDSNWRVACEARFGETVTKLIDGIGRVRKIQELQRLDSPALKADERHAQAEALRKMLLAMVEDIRAVLIKLAWRTQTMHYLSEVDADTARMVARETLDVFAPLANRLGVWQIKWELEDLAFRYLEPQLYKKIAKLLDEKRLDREQFIADVLATLRIELSKAEIQGEVTGRPKHIYSIYKKMQKKHLDFSEVYDVRAVRVLVEDIKDCYTVLGIVHNLWQPIPGEFDDYIAQPKGNFYRSLHTAVVGPNDKAVEVQIRTYDMHRHAELGVAAHWRYKEGGKQDPKYEEKIAWLRQILEWRDDVSDVSDLAHQFRTELFQDSVYVLTPQGKVVALPKGSTPVDFAYHVHTDLGHRCRGAKVDGKIVPLDTSLDNGQRIEILAAKQGGPSVDWLHRGFLKSPRAMQKVRAWIRAQHTDIAIHEGRLVFEREVARQGITQPKLEQIAEKLGYASVDEFYKALGHDEITLRQLAAALHQAESPVVAEPEPAQLVRQSRASRHSQGVLIVGVDKLMTQLSKCCKPVPPDDIVGFVTRGRGISIHRSQCLTLKRLSAHAPERLIEASWGHRQDTVFPVEIEVEAHDRQSLLRDISDAIMRDKVNITAANTLSKDHRAFMRFTVEIRDGEQLRRITTLIRDVPGVIEVTRR